The Panicum virgatum strain AP13 chromosome 5K, P.virgatum_v5, whole genome shotgun sequence genome has a window encoding:
- the LOC120710121 gene encoding F-box protein At5g03100-like, with the protein MPRGGKAARSASAAGAGRGGDRISALPDAVLQHVLGFLPVREAVRTCVLARRWGHLWRSLPCLRVVDVEVLGSVDELTRFVNRLLLLRDPGSALDGCEFDLRGFEDVDPVYVDLWIQHALLLRARVLSLSVRWTQLYKRFDSQYLST; encoded by the coding sequence ATGCCGCGCGGGGGCAAGGCCGCCAGGAGCGCGTCGGCGGCaggggccggccgcggcggggacCGGATCAGCGCGCTGCCGGACGCCGTCCTCCAGCACGTGCTGGGCTTCCTGCCCGTGCGGGAGGCCGTGCGGACGTGCGTGCTCGCCAGGCGCTGGGGCCACCTCTGGCGGTCCCTCCCCTGCCTGCGCGTCGTCGACGTCGAGGTGCTTGGGAGTGTCGACGAGCTGACCAGATTCGTGAACAGGCTTCTGCTGCTTCGCGACCCAGGATCGGCTCTTGATGGTTGCGAATTCGATCTCCGTGGTTTCGAGGACGTGGATCCTGTTTACGTCGACCTCTGGATCCAGCACGCGCTGTTGTTACGAGCTCGAGTGCTGTCCCTCAGTGTCCGGTGGACCCAACTGTACAAACGTTTTGATTCACAGTACCTGTCTACCTGA
- the LOC120710064 gene encoding Werner Syndrome-like exonuclease isoform X1 — MAEIDTDVIEVTFGDDVIATTVTSSGEAVEAWLAEARAAPGSPVVGLDVEWRPSRRADENPVATLQLCVGRRCLIFQLLHADRVPRALAEFLGDRGVRFVGVGVAADAERLSDDHELVVANAVDLRGLAAEGMGRPDLRQAGLRAVVAAVMGVDLVKPRRVTMSRWDASCLSYEQIRYACIDAFVSFEVGRKLLDGEAAVADPVAPAAEAAADPVAPAAEAAADPAVAAVAGAVAAVRLQ; from the coding sequence ATGGCCGAGATCGACACCGACGTGATCGAGGTGACCTTCGGGGACGacgtgatcgccaccaccgtcaCGTCCTCCGGCGAGGCCGTGGAGGCCTGGCTCGCCGaggcccgcgccgcgcccggcAGCCCCGTCGTCGGGCTCGACGTCGAGTGGCGCCCCAGCAGGCGCGCCGACGAGAACCCCGTGGCCACGCTGCAGCTCTGCgtcggccgccgctgcctcatCTTCCAGCTCCTCCACGCCGACCGCGTCCCCCGCGCGCTGGCGGAGTTCCTCGGCGACCGCGGCGTCCGcttcgtcggcgtcggcgtggcGGCGGACGCCGAGCGGCTTAGCGACGACCACGAGCTGGTGGTGGCCAACGCGGTGGACCTGCGGGGCCTCGCGGCGGAGGGGATGGGCCGCCCGGACCTCCGCCAGGCGGGGCTGCGCGCCGTCGTGGCCGCCGTCATGGGTGTCGACCTCGTGAAGCCGCGGAGGGTCACCATGAGCCGCTGGGACGCGTCCTGCCTCAGCTACGAGCAGATCAGGTACGCCTGCATCGACGCCTTCGTCTCCTTCGAGGTCGGCCGCAAGCTGCTggacggggaggcggcggtggccgatCCAGTGGCTCCAgccgccgaggcggcggccgatCCAGTGGCTCCAgccgccgaggcggcggctgaTCCAGCGGTTGCCGCCGTCGCAGGTGCGGTGGCCGCCGTGCGACTGCAGTAA
- the LOC120710063 gene encoding uncharacterized protein LOC120710063: MAPSWSELPSELLGVVFLHLRCLADRVYFAAVCRSWRSATAPAVPPPPQLPWLLLVPSAGAPCFVSLLASSARRRISLPHGAHGARLCGAHAGGWLAVAASGWRACALVNAFSRARVPLPDRMRVPRHGITTCLVVRAVALSAPPTSRGCVAAALVSGVSNLAFVRPGTDRQWLASDAVPGLQDVLYHDGEVLRGFHAVTSDEAITVFVQEGGQGGAGAPALSMAWRCYRMRRRHNAPAPSRSPSAGVSRYLVESRGKLLMVVRRFPSVQHEHGGGGAATARGFEVLELGVQTLPGGVHVAWWLELDGGLDGRVLFLARGCSRAFEASQFGGFLQEGIYFLDDTSFDISLALSRGGNFPCSDVGWYSGSEIMAGIKGFPSEFQSTFSSPTWFYP, translated from the coding sequence ATGGCGCCATCGTGGTCGGAGCTGCCGTCGGAGCTCCTCGGCGTCGTCTTCCTCCACCTGCGCTGCCTCGCAGACCGCGTCTACTTCGCCGCCGTCTGCCGCTCCTGGCGCTCCGCCACGGCCCccgcggtgccgccgccgccgcagctcccgtGGCTCCTCCTCGTCCCGTCCGCCGGCGCGCCCTGCTTCGTCAGCCTCCtcgcgagctccgcccgccgccgcatctCGCTGCCCCACGGCGCCCACGGCGCGCGCCTCTGCGGCGCCCACGCCGGCGGctggctcgccgtcgccgccagcgGCTGGCGCGCGTGCGCGCTCGTCAACGCCTTCTCCCGCGCGCGGGTCCCCCTGCCCGACAGGATGAGGGTGCCCAGGCACGGCATCACGACCTGCCTGGTCGTCCGCGCGGTCGCGCTCTCGGCGCCGCCCACCTCGCGGGgctgcgtcgccgccgcgctcgtcaGCGGCGTGTCCAACCTCGCGTTCGTGCGGCCCGGGACGGACCGCCAGTGGCTGGCCTCCGATGCCGTGCCCGGGCTCCAGGACGTCCTGTACCACGACGGCGAGGTCCTGCGGGGCTTCCACGCCGTCACCAGCGACGAGGCGATCACGGTGTTCGTGCAGGaaggcggccagggcggcgccggcgcgcccgcCCTCAGCATGGCCTGGAGGTGCTaccggatgcggcggcggcacaacgcgccggcgccgagccgGTCCCCCTCCGCCGGCGTGAGCCGCTACCTGGTGGAGTCCCGCGGGAAGCTGCTGATGGTCGTGCGCCGCTTCCCGTCCGTCCAgcacgagcacggcggcggcggcgcggccacggcgcgcgGGTTCGAGGTCTTGGAGCTGGGGGTGCAGACCCTGCCCGGTGGCGTTCACGTGGCGTGGTGGTtggagctcgacggcggcttGGACGGGCGCGTGCTCTTCCTCGCGCGAGGATGCTCCAGGGCGTTCGAGGCGTCCCAGTTCGGCGGCTTCTTGCAGGAGGGCATCTACTTCTTGGACGACACAAGCTTCGACATCTCCTTGGCGCTGTCGCGCGGGGGCAATTTCCCGTGCAGCGACGTCGGCTGGTACTCGGGCAGCGAGATCATGGCTGGGATCAAGGGCTTCCCGTCCGAGTTCCAGTCGACTTTCTCGTCACCGACCTGGTTTTACCCATGA
- the LOC120710120 gene encoding Werner Syndrome-like exonuclease: MAEAVVFNVTFAGYVITTTVTSSGRAVERWIAEVLSVHRPGGGGGSIHVGLDVEWRPNYGGPQNKVATLQLCVDRRCLIFQLLHADYFPAALARFLGDRGVIFFGVGVRADAERLRADHGLAVANAVDLRGGVANWLDRPDLCQASLRTIAGAAMGVELVKPHSVTMSRWDARHLSDEQISYACIDAFVSCEVARRMLSYAQRDLFVS, encoded by the coding sequence ATGGCCGAGGCCGTCGTTTTCAACGTGACCTTCGCGGGCTACGTGATCACCACCACCGTCACGTCCTCCGGCAGGGCCGTGGAGCGCTGGATCGCGGAGGTCCTCTCGGTGCaccgccccggcggcggcggcggcagcatccACGTCGGGCTCGACGTCGAGTGGCGCCCCAACTACGGCGGCCCGCAGAACAAAGTCGCCACTCTGCAGCTCTGCGTCGACCGCCGCTGTCTCATCTTCCAGCTCCTCCACGCCGACTACTTCCCCGCCGCGCTGGCCCGGTTCCTCGGCGACCGCGGCGTCATCTTCTTCGGCGTCGGCGTAAGGGCGGACGCGGAGCGGCTCAGAGCCGACCACGGCCTGGCGGTGGCCAACGCGGTGGACctgcggggcggcgtggcgaattGGCTGGACCGCCCGGACCTCTGCCAGGCTTCGCTGCGCACCATCGCGGGCGCCGCCATGGGCGTCGAGCTCGTCAAGCCGCACAGTGTGACCATGAGCCGGTGGGACGCGCGCCACCTCAGCGACGAGCAGATCAGCTATGCCTGCATTGACGCTTTCGTCTCTTGCGAGGTCGCCCGCAGGATGCTCAGCTACGCGCAGAGGGACCTGTTTGTTTCGTGA
- the LOC120710064 gene encoding Werner Syndrome-like exonuclease isoform X2, which yields MAEIDTDVIEVTFGDDVIATTVTSSGEAVEAWLAEARAAPGSPVVGLDVEWRPSRRADENPVATLQLCVGRRCLIFQLLHADRVPRALAEFLGDRGVRFVGVGVAADAERLSDDHELVVANAVDLRGLAAEGMGRPDLRQAGLRAVVAAVMGVDLVKPRRVTMSRWDASCLSYEQIRYACIDAFVSFEVGRKLLDGEAAAADPVAPAAEAAADPAVAAVAGAVAAVRLQ from the exons ATGGCCGAGATCGACACCGACGTGATCGAGGTGACCTTCGGGGACGacgtgatcgccaccaccgtcaCGTCCTCCGGCGAGGCCGTGGAGGCCTGGCTCGCCGaggcccgcgccgcgcccggcAGCCCCGTCGTCGGGCTCGACGTCGAGTGGCGCCCCAGCAGGCGCGCCGACGAGAACCCCGTGGCCACGCTGCAGCTCTGCgtcggccgccgctgcctcatCTTCCAGCTCCTCCACGCCGACCGCGTCCCCCGCGCGCTGGCGGAGTTCCTCGGCGACCGCGGCGTCCGcttcgtcggcgtcggcgtggcGGCGGACGCCGAGCGGCTTAGCGACGACCACGAGCTGGTGGTGGCCAACGCGGTGGACCTGCGGGGCCTCGCGGCGGAGGGGATGGGCCGCCCGGACCTCCGCCAGGCGGGGCTGCGCGCCGTCGTGGCCGCCGTCATGGGTGTCGACCTCGTGAAGCCGCGGAGGGTCACCATGAGCCGCTGGGACGCGTCCTGCCTCAGCTACGAGCAGATCAGGTACGCCTGCATCGACGCCTTCGTCTCCTTCGAGGTCGGCCGCAAGCTGCTggacggggaggcg gcggcggccgatCCAGTGGCTCCAgccgccgaggcggcggctgaTCCAGCGGTTGCCGCCGTCGCAGGTGCGGTGGCCGCCGTGCGACTGCAGTAA